In one window of Maribacter sp. BPC-D8 DNA:
- the atpA gene encoding F0F1 ATP synthase subunit alpha yields the protein MAGVKAAEVSAILKKQLSGFDATATLDEVGTVLTVGDGIARIYGLANAQYGELVEFEGGLEGIVLNLEEDNVGVVLLGPSKSVGEGDTVKRTQRIASVKVGEGIVGRVVDTLGNPIDGKGPIAGDTYEMPLERKAPGVIYREPVTEPMQSGIKAIDAMIPVGRGQRELVIGDRQTGKTTVCIDTILNQKEFYDAGEPVYCIYVAIGQKASTVAGIAQVLEDKGAMAYTTIVAANASDPAPMQVYAPFTGASIGEYFRDTGRPALIIYDDLSKQAVAYREVSLLLRRPPGREAYPGDVFYLHSRLLERAAKVINDDDIAKEMNDLPEVLKPMVKGGGSLTALPIIETQAGDVSAYIPTNVISITDGQIFLEQDLFNQGVRPAINVGISVSRVGGNAQIKSMKKVAGTLKLDQAQFRELEAFAKFGSDLDAATLNVIEKGRRNVEILKQAQNDPFTVEDQVAIIYAGSKNLLRDVPVNKIKEFERDYLEFLNAKHRGVLDTLKAGKLTDEVTDTLTAVCKELSAKYKK from the coding sequence ATGGCAGGAGTAAAAGCCGCTGAAGTATCAGCAATTTTAAAGAAACAATTATCTGGATTTGATGCTACCGCTACTTTAGACGAAGTAGGTACTGTATTAACTGTAGGTGATGGTATCGCAAGAATCTACGGATTAGCTAATGCTCAATACGGAGAATTAGTTGAGTTCGAAGGCGGACTTGAAGGTATCGTTTTGAACCTTGAAGAAGACAACGTTGGTGTGGTTCTTTTAGGACCTTCTAAATCAGTTGGTGAGGGAGATACGGTAAAACGTACACAACGTATTGCTTCTGTAAAAGTTGGTGAAGGTATTGTTGGTCGTGTAGTGGATACTTTAGGTAACCCTATCGATGGTAAAGGACCTATTGCCGGTGATACTTATGAGATGCCATTAGAGCGTAAAGCTCCAGGGGTAATCTACAGAGAGCCTGTAACTGAGCCAATGCAATCTGGTATTAAAGCAATTGATGCGATGATCCCAGTTGGTAGAGGTCAAAGAGAACTTGTTATTGGTGACCGTCAAACTGGTAAGACTACAGTTTGTATCGATACCATATTGAACCAAAAAGAATTTTATGATGCTGGTGAGCCTGTTTACTGTATCTATGTTGCCATAGGTCAGAAAGCATCTACTGTTGCCGGTATCGCTCAAGTATTGGAAGATAAAGGAGCAATGGCATATACTACTATAGTAGCTGCTAATGCATCTGATCCTGCACCAATGCAGGTTTATGCACCATTTACTGGAGCATCTATCGGAGAATACTTCCGTGATACAGGTCGTCCTGCATTAATTATATATGATGATTTATCTAAACAAGCGGTTGCGTATCGTGAGGTGTCTCTTTTATTAAGAAGACCACCGGGACGTGAGGCTTACCCAGGTGATGTTTTCTACCTACACTCTAGATTATTGGAGCGTGCAGCAAAAGTTATCAATGATGATGATATCGCAAAAGAAATGAACGATTTGCCAGAGGTATTAAAGCCAATGGTAAAAGGTGGTGGTTCTTTAACGGCTTTGCCTATTATTGAAACACAAGCAGGTGATGTTTCTGCTTATATCCCAACAAACGTAATTTCTATTACTGACGGACAGATATTCTTAGAGCAAGATTTATTCAACCAAGGTGTAAGACCAGCAATTAACGTAGGTATTTCTGTATCTCGTGTTGGTGGTAACGCTCAGATTAAATCAATGAAGAAAGTTGCAGGTACATTGAAATTGGATCAAGCACAATTCCGTGAATTGGAAGCGTTTGCTAAATTCGGTTCAGATTTAGATGCAGCTACGTTGAACGTTATTGAAAAAGGACGTAGAAACGTTGAAATATTAAAACAAGCACAGAACGATCCTTTTACTGTTGAAGATCAGGTTGCAATTATCTACGCAGGTTCTAAGAACTTGTTAAGAGATGTTCCGGTAAATAAAATAAAAGAATTTGAACGTGATTACTTAGAGTTTTTGAACGCTAAGCATAGAGGTGTTCTTGATACTTTGAAGGCAGGTAAGTTAACCGATGAGGTTACAGATACATTGACTGCTGTTTGTAAAGAGCTTTCTGCGAAATATAAGAAATAG
- the atpH gene encoding ATP synthase F1 subunit delta, which translates to MSESRAALRYAKAILDMAKENKALDAVEKDMRSIAATISGSKELRDVLASPVVSGTMKKNALLEIFKGSHSITEGAINMLVDNKRLGMLNEVALKYIIINEQLKGKDVAYVTTAVPLDAAMEKKILNKVAALTGNEVTIESKVDESIIGGFILRVGDLQYDASVSNKLNNLKREFSNSL; encoded by the coding sequence ATGAGCGAATCTAGAGCTGCATTACGTTACGCAAAGGCAATATTGGATATGGCCAAGGAAAACAAAGCCTTGGATGCTGTTGAGAAAGATATGCGTTCAATCGCCGCTACTATTTCAGGTAGTAAAGAACTTAGAGATGTATTGGCTAGTCCGGTGGTTTCTGGTACTATGAAAAAGAATGCATTACTTGAAATTTTCAAGGGTAGTCATTCTATTACAGAAGGTGCTATTAATATGTTGGTAGACAACAAACGTTTAGGAATGCTAAACGAAGTTGCCTTAAAATACATTATCATCAATGAGCAATTAAAGGGTAAAGATGTAGCGTATGTTACAACTGCTGTTCCTTTAGATGCTGCAATGGAGAAAAAGATATTAAATAAAGTTGCTGCACTTACCGGTAATGAAGTTACCATTGAAAGTAAAGTTGACGAAAGTATCATTGGAGGTTTCATCTTAAGAGTTGGAGATTTACAGTATGATGCTAGCGTAAGCAACAAGCTTAATAATTTAAAAAGAGAATTTTCAAATAGTCTATAA
- a CDS encoding F0F1 ATP synthase subunit B, whose protein sequence is MEVLLNDFSPGLFVVQTILLLALIFLMVKFAWKPILNSLNEREAGIEEALAAADKARTDMQNLQADNEKMLQEARAEREGMLKEAREIKEKMISDSKEQAKLEGDKMLKQAQAAIESEKKAAVADIKSQVAELSVAIAEKVLKEDLSSNDKQLKLVDSMLSDIKLN, encoded by the coding sequence ATGGAAGTTTTATTGAACGATTTTTCACCAGGTTTGTTTGTTGTTCAAACAATATTATTATTGGCATTAATTTTCTTAATGGTAAAATTTGCTTGGAAACCAATTTTGAATTCGTTGAACGAAAGAGAAGCTGGTATAGAAGAAGCATTGGCTGCTGCTGATAAAGCACGTACCGATATGCAGAACTTACAAGCTGATAATGAGAAGATGCTTCAAGAAGCACGTGCTGAACGTGAGGGGATGTTGAAAGAAGCGCGTGAAATCAAAGAAAAAATGATTTCTGACTCTAAAGAACAAGCGAAGCTAGAAGGCGATAAAATGTTGAAGCAAGCACAAGCTGCAATCGAAAGTGAGAAAAAAGCTGCTGTTGCTGACATTAAAAGTCAAGTTGCAGAATTGTCTGTAGCTATAGCAGAGAAAGTATTGAAAGAAGATTTATCTAGCAATGACAAGCAATTGAAATTGGTTGATTCAATGTTGAGCGATATAAAACTTAACTAA
- the atpE gene encoding ATP synthase F0 subunit C: protein MVTYNLIGAGLIVIGAGLGLGQIGGKAMEGIARQPEAAGKIQTAMIIVAALLEGLAFGALFLGK from the coding sequence ATGGTAACTTACAATTTAATTGGAGCAGGTTTAATCGTTATCGGAGCAGGTTTAGGTCTTGGTCAAATCGGTGGTAAAGCAATGGAAGGTATTGCTCGTCAACCAGAAGCGGCAGGAAAAATTCAAACAGCGATGATTATTGTTGCAGCACTTTTAGAAGGTTTAGCATTCGGTGCTTTGTTCTTAGGAAAATAA
- the atpB gene encoding F0F1 ATP synthase subunit A, whose product MMQVSNTIKTLLQLLILCFSLQSFAISDTEPEGTVSTKEQVDEYILHHLKDSHDFHLFSYSNDAGERKHIGFPLPVILWSNNGLATFMSSEFHHDDNGQVVVERNGSKFVKLHSKIYELDNGATSVSFDEEHHATNAHKALDFSITKSVVGVLLVGLLMLLAFSSLAKQYGKKKIPTGFGRVLEPLVLYVRDEIARPNIGEKHYRKFTGYLLTVFFFIWILNLMGLTPFGFNVTGQIAVTACLAIFTLVIYTVSGNKDYWMHILWMPGVPVFVKPILAIIELAGAFIIKPFSLLVRLFANISAGHIVVMSLIAIMFTLKKSLGVVGATGLSLVLSFFITLIEVLVAFLQAYIFTALSALFIGMAVAEHDHEHEHDSHGHEVADAEDVRGDFI is encoded by the coding sequence ATGATGCAAGTTTCAAATACGATTAAAACCTTATTACAACTTCTAATACTTTGTTTTTCATTGCAAAGTTTCGCTATATCTGATACCGAACCAGAAGGAACAGTGAGTACTAAGGAACAGGTAGATGAGTATATTTTACACCACCTTAAAGATTCTCACGATTTTCATTTGTTTTCATATTCTAATGATGCAGGCGAAAGAAAGCACATTGGTTTTCCGCTGCCTGTAATTCTTTGGTCGAACAATGGATTGGCAACTTTTATGTCATCAGAATTTCATCATGACGATAATGGGCAGGTTGTAGTTGAAAGAAATGGCTCTAAATTTGTTAAACTTCACAGTAAAATATACGAATTAGATAATGGCGCAACATCAGTTAGTTTTGATGAGGAGCACCATGCAACTAACGCTCATAAAGCATTAGATTTCTCTATTACCAAAAGTGTTGTTGGGGTGTTATTAGTAGGTCTATTAATGTTATTGGCCTTTTCATCACTGGCGAAACAATACGGAAAGAAAAAAATACCTACCGGTTTTGGTAGAGTGTTAGAGCCATTAGTACTTTATGTAAGAGATGAGATCGCAAGACCTAATATTGGTGAAAAGCATTATAGAAAATTTACAGGATACCTTTTAACAGTATTCTTCTTTATTTGGATACTAAACTTAATGGGACTTACTCCATTCGGATTTAATGTAACGGGTCAAATTGCAGTAACAGCTTGTTTGGCAATATTTACTTTGGTTATCTATACAGTTAGTGGTAATAAAGATTATTGGATGCACATTTTGTGGATGCCAGGTGTACCTGTTTTCGTGAAGCCTATTTTGGCTATTATAGAATTAGCTGGTGCATTTATCATTAAGCCTTTCTCTTTATTAGTACGTTTATTCGCAAACATATCTGCAGGGCATATTGTAGTAATGAGTTTAATTGCTATCATGTTTACACTTAAGAAAAGTTTAGGTGTTGTTGGTGCAACAGGTTTATCTTTGGTTTTATCATTTTTCATCACCCTTATTGAGGTGTTGGTAGCCTTTTTACAGGCATATATTTTTACTGCACTTTCAGCCTTATTTATAGGTATGGCGGTTGCAGAACATGATCACGAGCATGAGCATGATTCGCATGGTCATGAAGTAGCAGATGCTGAAGATGTAAGAGGAGATTTTATTTAA
- a CDS encoding DUF6168 family protein, translated as MLKNIILYIVVFTVVGATSYFLQDLVLSTAPTYFGPLLIKAYTFHFLFSLTLVVIFLIASKNNSFFEQLGFMYMGVLVFKIMVFAILFYPYLLDELIMPQIYRGALLIPVLIFLFLEVFFISKIMRKKRL; from the coding sequence TTGCTAAAAAATATCATTTTATATATAGTCGTGTTCACTGTTGTGGGCGCGACTTCTTATTTTCTACAAGATTTGGTGCTATCGACTGCACCAACTTATTTTGGTCCGCTTTTGATCAAGGCATATACTTTTCACTTCCTGTTTTCCTTAACATTGGTCGTCATATTCTTAATTGCTTCAAAAAACAATTCATTTTTTGAACAATTAGGTTTTATGTATATGGGTGTACTGGTTTTTAAGATTATGGTTTTCGCGATATTGTTTTATCCATACTTGTTAGATGAACTGATTATGCCTCAAATATATAGGGGTGCGCTGCTTATACCGGTGCTAATTTTTTTGTTTCTAGAAGTGTTTTTTATTTCGAAAATTATGCGCAAAAAAAGACTCTAA
- a CDS encoding AtpZ/AtpI family protein produces the protein MEPQKPRNDNSELLRNAASLSGVAIQMGVTIFLGNLLGEWLDQKFEKTFLEDTFTLLAVFLSIYLVIKKVMALNK, from the coding sequence ATGGAGCCGCAAAAGCCTCGTAATGACAATTCTGAACTTTTAAGAAATGCCGCAAGCTTATCTGGTGTTGCCATACAAATGGGTGTCACTATATTCTTGGGTAATCTTTTAGGGGAGTGGTTAGATCAAAAATTTGAAAAAACGTTTTTAGAAGACACATTTACTTTACTTGCTGTATTTTTGTCGATCTATTTAGTCATAAAAAAAGTTATGGCGTTAAATAAATAA
- a CDS encoding bactofilin family protein, whose amino-acid sequence MFSDRQKPRVMNEVGGQPNRIEKNTKIKGDIISEADFRIDGKLDGNVKTSGKVVIGKDGYIHGKVECVNADIEGSFNGELLVSDLLSLKSSAVIEGTVSVNKLAVEPGATFNASCTMGGGKGAAGLKSSNNGAAKAS is encoded by the coding sequence ATGTTTTCAGACAGACAAAAACCTAGAGTTATGAATGAAGTAGGAGGTCAACCTAACAGAATAGAGAAGAATACCAAGATTAAAGGAGATATTATATCTGAAGCAGATTTTCGTATAGACGGTAAGCTAGATGGTAATGTAAAAACTTCAGGTAAAGTTGTTATCGGTAAAGATGGCTACATTCATGGTAAAGTAGAATGTGTAAATGCAGATATAGAAGGTAGCTTTAATGGTGAACTTTTGGTGTCTGACCTGTTATCTTTAAAATCTTCTGCAGTAATAGAAGGTACAGTATCGGTAAATAAATTGGCTGTTGAGCCAGGTGCTACGTTTAACGCCTCATGTACAATGGGTGGCGGTAAAGGTGCTGCAGGTTTAAAATCTTCTAATAATGGAGCCGCAAAAGCCTCGTAA
- a CDS encoding tetratricopeptide repeat protein codes for MLFNACSVKKDKFVNRNWHALNTKYNTLYNGNIAFELGRETLNDTYQDDYFEVLPVERLEVSGEIKLDSEDNNPNFLIAEEKATKAIQRHSMDIKDEERNPQIDEAFLLLGKARYFDERYIPALESFNYVLNKYSESDKLNEASIWREKVNIRLENDDLAIKNLKRLMKYERLKEQEYADARAMMAQAFINLNAPDTAVQNLKIASHYTTKNPEKGRYYYIIGQLYNQLGFKDSANYAFDKVIELNRKSPRVYMINAEIEKLKNTEVTAENKEEVLEYLTKLELNRENRSYLDGIYRQLAEFHLKQESDSLALVYFNKSLRASQNKPKLNALNYENLAEYNFDESVYKPAGAYYDSVLTNLNENTKKFRSIKKKRDNLEDVIKYEDIVQYSDSVITIYQMPKEEQLAYFGKHIEELQKAKEAAQKKEKERITDGFAAFSNSKGGKENKGKFYFYNITSLGYGQNDFKNRWGNRELTDDWRWSDKSVINTENVALQDVTSANDSLSVVSEDEKFSLDYYMDRLPTDVAVIDSLKTERNFANYQLGLIYKEKFNENLLAAGKLEDVLASNAEERLILPSKYNLYKIYEEVDSPLKETMKADIIANHADSRYAEILLNPQAVLADSSDSPEKRYESLFKQYKEQQYLQVITGAEQNINRFTGDPIVPKFEMLKANAIGRLQGFEPFKEALNYVALTYPNNPEGKKAEQMIAEQLPKLEPKEFSPETDSKGTSNWKVVFPFKRSNTEQALKLIELLEQSIIDLRYKNIVSRDIYNLENQFVVVHGFKSKDFALGYAELLKNNKDYLVADENFVVLSENYKIIQVHKNIIDYRNTLLTPKP; via the coding sequence GTAACTGGCATGCGCTCAATACCAAATACAATACCTTGTATAATGGTAATATTGCTTTTGAACTAGGTCGAGAAACTTTGAACGATACCTATCAAGACGATTATTTTGAAGTCTTACCTGTAGAACGTTTAGAGGTTAGCGGCGAAATTAAATTGGATTCAGAAGACAACAATCCTAATTTTCTTATTGCTGAAGAAAAAGCTACTAAGGCAATTCAACGCCATAGTATGGATATTAAAGATGAAGAGCGAAACCCACAAATAGATGAAGCTTTTCTTCTTTTGGGTAAAGCAAGGTATTTCGATGAGCGTTATATTCCTGCATTAGAATCTTTCAATTATGTACTAAACAAATATTCTGAAAGCGATAAGCTAAACGAAGCTAGTATTTGGAGAGAGAAAGTAAACATCAGATTAGAAAATGATGATCTAGCCATTAAGAACTTAAAACGCTTAATGAAGTATGAGCGTTTAAAAGAACAAGAATATGCCGATGCAAGAGCAATGATGGCGCAAGCGTTTATTAATCTTAATGCACCAGATACGGCAGTTCAAAATCTTAAAATAGCATCGCATTACACTACAAAAAATCCTGAGAAAGGAAGATACTACTATATAATAGGTCAGTTGTATAATCAATTGGGCTTTAAAGACAGTGCTAATTACGCATTTGACAAGGTGATCGAATTAAATAGAAAGTCGCCGCGTGTATACATGATCAATGCTGAAATTGAAAAATTAAAGAATACCGAGGTTACTGCTGAAAATAAAGAAGAGGTACTGGAGTATTTGACCAAATTAGAACTGAATAGAGAGAATAGATCATATTTAGATGGTATATATAGACAATTGGCAGAGTTTCATTTAAAGCAAGAGTCTGATAGTTTGGCATTGGTTTATTTCAATAAGTCTTTACGTGCTTCGCAAAACAAGCCAAAATTGAATGCGCTTAATTATGAGAATTTAGCGGAATATAATTTTGATGAAAGTGTTTATAAACCGGCTGGTGCATATTACGATAGTGTATTGACCAACCTTAATGAAAACACCAAGAAATTTCGTTCTATTAAAAAGAAGCGCGACAATTTAGAAGATGTTATTAAATACGAAGACATTGTTCAATATTCTGATAGCGTAATTACAATATATCAAATGCCTAAAGAAGAGCAATTGGCTTATTTCGGAAAGCATATTGAAGAATTACAGAAGGCAAAAGAAGCTGCACAGAAAAAAGAGAAAGAAAGAATCACCGATGGTTTTGCTGCATTTAGTAATAGTAAAGGTGGTAAAGAGAATAAGGGTAAATTCTATTTCTATAATATTACCAGTTTAGGCTACGGTCAAAATGATTTTAAGAATCGTTGGGGCAATAGAGAATTAACAGATGACTGGCGTTGGTCAGACAAATCGGTAATCAATACCGAAAATGTTGCTTTACAAGATGTAACAAGTGCTAACGATAGTTTAAGTGTGGTAAGTGAAGATGAGAAGTTCTCATTAGACTATTACATGGATCGTTTACCTACAGATGTTGCTGTTATTGATAGCTTAAAGACAGAGCGTAATTTCGCCAACTATCAATTAGGATTGATATATAAAGAGAAGTTCAACGAAAACCTTCTGGCAGCTGGTAAATTGGAAGATGTATTAGCATCTAATGCAGAAGAACGATTGATTCTTCCTTCAAAATATAATTTATATAAAATTTACGAAGAAGTTGATAGTCCGTTGAAAGAGACTATGAAGGCAGATATTATTGCCAACCATGCCGATTCGAGATATGCTGAGATTTTATTAAATCCGCAAGCGGTACTAGCAGATAGTTCTGATAGTCCAGAGAAGCGCTATGAGAGTCTTTTTAAACAGTATAAAGAACAACAGTATTTACAAGTAATTACTGGGGCAGAGCAAAACATCAATAGATTCACCGGCGACCCAATTGTTCCGAAATTTGAGATGTTGAAGGCTAATGCAATTGGTAGACTTCAAGGTTTTGAACCTTTTAAAGAAGCATTGAATTATGTGGCGCTGACGTATCCTAATAATCCAGAAGGTAAAAAGGCTGAGCAAATGATAGCAGAGCAGCTTCCGAAGTTAGAGCCAAAAGAGTTTTCTCCTGAGACAGACTCAAAAGGAACATCAAACTGGAAAGTAGTTTTTCCGTTTAAAAGAAGTAATACAGAACAAGCACTAAAGTTAATAGAATTGTTAGAGCAATCTATCATAGACCTTAGATATAAAAATATAGTTTCTAGAGATATTTACAATCTAGAAAACCAATTTGTAGTGGTGCACGGATTTAAATCTAAAGATTTTGCCCTTGGGTATGCCGAGCTACTAAAAAACAATAAGGATTACCTCGTTGCTGATGAGAATTTTGTAGTTTTATCGGAGAACTATAAGATTATACAAGTACACAAGAATATAATCGATTATAGAAATACGCTTTTAACCCCAAAACCGTGA